In a single window of the Gossypium hirsutum isolate 1008001.06 chromosome D02, Gossypium_hirsutum_v2.1, whole genome shotgun sequence genome:
- the LOC107910174 gene encoding probable galacturonosyltransferase-like 1 gives MSKPQHYHFVLLLSTVVVALAAIANAAAATSITPRFKEAPSFYNSPDCPLIIDESHGFSILFSDQAVHVAMTLDAAYIRGTVAAILSILQHSSCPQNIAFHFVASADASLLRATISSSFPHLNFLVYPFCDSSVSRLISTSIRSALDCPLNYARSYLANLLPSCVHRVVYLDSDLVLIDDIAKLAATPLGDNSVLAAPEYCNANFTSYFTSTFWSNTYFSLTFANRKACYFNTGVMVIDLDRWREGDYTTKIEEWMEVQKRMRIYELGSLPPFLLVFAGNIVPVDHRWNQHGLGGDNFIGLCRDLHHGPVSLLHWSGKGKPWARLDANGPCPLDALWEPYDLLQPKTPFALDS, from the coding sequence ATGTCTAAACCACAGCACTATCATTTTGTTCTCTTACTCTCCACTGTCGTGGTTGCCTTAGCTGCCATTGCCAATGCCGCCGCCGCTACATCAATAACCCCACGATTCAAGGAAGCCCCGTCATTCTATAACTCTCCAGATTGCCCTCTCATAATAGATGAAAGTCATGGATTCTCCATTTTGTTCTCCGATCAAGCTGTTCATGTGGCAATGACCCTTGACGCTGCTTACATTCGGGGTACAGTGGCGGCCATTCTTTCAATACTTCAACACTCCTCTTGTCCCCAGAACATTGCCTTCCATTTCGTCGCCTCCGCCGACGCGTCTCTTTTACGCGCCACTATCTCTTCCTCCTTCCCTCACCTCAACTTCCTTGTCTACCCTTTTTGTGATTCCTCTGTTTCACGTCTCATTTCGACCTCCATCCGCTCAGCTTTAGACTGCCCTTTGAACTACGCTCGAAGCTACTTAGCCAATCTCCTTCCTTCATGCGTCCACCGAGTCGTGTACCTTGACTCGGACCTGGTTCTCATCGACGACATAGCTAAACTTGCCGCAACTCCACTGGGAGACAACTCAGTCTTGGCTGCACCAGAATATTGCAATGCAAACTTCACCTCCTACTTTACTTCAACGTTTTGGTCAAACACTTATTTTTCCTTGACTTTTGCGAACCGTAAAGCTTGTTACTTCAACACCGGAGTAATGGTAATCGACCTTGACCGATGGAGAGAAGGAGATTACACGACAAAGATTGAAGAATGGATGGAAGTTCAAAAAAGAATGAGAATTTACGAATTGGGTTCTTTGCCGCCGTTTTTATTAGTTTTCGCTGGAAATATAGTGCCTGTTGATCATAGGTGGAATCAGCATGGCCTCGGAGGAGATAATTTTATAGGTTTATGCAGAGATTTGCACCATGGTCCGGTTAGCCTTTTGCATTGGAGTGGAAAAGGGAAGCCGTGGGCGAGACTTGATGCTAATGGGCCATGCCCTTTGGACGCTTTGTGGGAACCTTATGATCTCCTGCAACCGAAAACTCCATTTGCATTGGATTCATGA